A single window of Rubripirellula lacrimiformis DNA harbors:
- a CDS encoding carboxylesterase family protein: MAVVALLLSVAGTAVAQTVPDQVPGQVLEAGKAVAVTTTAANPAAANPADAFTAATFDGLPYRLLAPESTGDDGTADADAKYPLVLFLHGAGERGNDNVAQLKHGAAEFLRPDRRQAYPAYVVMPQCPKDARWVESDWGTASGDGAFPQAPSGPMAKALALVDHLADTLPVDPNRIYVTGLSMGGQGTWYAAVAPPKRFAAMLEVCGGGDPSWAHRYDGVPVWAFHGQSDSVVPVLRGREMIKALAQSGHYPELRYTEYPGVGHDSWTRTYSRDDVFDWLFRQSKN, from the coding sequence GTGGCTGTCGTCGCACTCCTCCTCTCTGTCGCTGGCACGGCCGTCGCCCAAACGGTGCCCGACCAGGTGCCCGGCCAGGTGCTCGAAGCCGGCAAGGCTGTCGCTGTGACCACAACCGCTGCGAACCCGGCCGCCGCGAACCCGGCCGATGCGTTCACCGCAGCCACGTTCGATGGGCTGCCCTATCGATTGCTGGCGCCGGAATCGACCGGCGACGACGGTACCGCCGATGCGGATGCGAAGTATCCATTGGTGTTGTTTCTGCACGGGGCTGGCGAACGGGGCAATGACAACGTTGCTCAACTGAAGCACGGTGCGGCTGAATTCCTGCGGCCCGATCGACGCCAGGCTTATCCCGCCTATGTCGTGATGCCTCAGTGTCCCAAGGATGCTCGTTGGGTCGAATCCGACTGGGGCACTGCTTCCGGTGACGGTGCGTTTCCCCAGGCTCCCTCGGGGCCGATGGCCAAGGCACTGGCGCTGGTGGATCACTTGGCGGACACACTGCCGGTGGATCCCAACCGAATCTATGTGACCGGGTTGTCGATGGGCGGGCAAGGCACTTGGTACGCGGCCGTTGCACCCCCCAAGCGATTCGCGGCCATGTTGGAAGTCTGTGGGGGTGGCGATCCAAGTTGGGCACACCGCTATGACGGAGTCCCCGTTTGGGCGTTCCACGGTCAGTCCGATTCGGTGGTCCCGGTCCTTCGCGGCCGCGAGATGATCAAGGCACTTGCCCAGTCCGGTCACTATCCGGAACTGAGGTACACCGAATATCCCGGCGTCGGGCACGATAGTTGGACTCGAACGTATTCGCGTGACGATGTCTTCGATTGGCTGTTCCGTCAATCGAAAAACTAA
- a CDS encoding agmatine deiminase family protein has product MTQSRVLSGESSPRRLRVPAEWEPIQCVWLAWPHSLETWPGLFDAIPGFYADWVRRIAESVPVRILAGGEVAASCQSAVRGIDGVEVVPIATNDAWVRDYGPTYVEDLSDHSIHAVNWKYNAWGGKYPPWDSDDAAAAQMAGVDRFSVVNSPLGVEGGAMEFDGRGRLLTTPECLVTDTRNPGWTQDAISQELHRCTGVTEIVWLDGGGLIGDDTDGHIDQLARFVDVRNVVVAVCDDPSDANHEPLQQNYRQLHLWGDATNPGVDVHRLPIPPARYIDGQRVPESYCNFLRLGPDRLLVPTFAAPTDDHAIGLLSELSGLKVEPIDCRDLVWGLGALHCASREQPKQA; this is encoded by the coding sequence ATGACTCAATCTCGCGTCTTGTCCGGCGAATCCTCGCCCCGTCGTTTGCGAGTGCCCGCCGAGTGGGAGCCGATCCAGTGCGTTTGGCTGGCTTGGCCGCACAGTCTGGAAACCTGGCCCGGCCTGTTCGATGCCATCCCCGGTTTCTATGCCGATTGGGTGCGGCGAATTGCCGAGAGCGTTCCCGTTCGGATTCTTGCTGGGGGAGAGGTTGCCGCATCCTGTCAGTCGGCTGTGCGTGGTATCGACGGTGTCGAGGTCGTGCCGATCGCGACCAATGACGCCTGGGTGCGCGACTATGGACCGACGTACGTCGAAGACCTTTCCGATCACTCGATTCATGCGGTCAACTGGAAATACAACGCTTGGGGTGGCAAGTATCCGCCTTGGGATTCGGACGACGCAGCGGCAGCCCAGATGGCCGGGGTCGATCGGTTTTCGGTCGTCAACAGTCCGCTTGGCGTCGAAGGCGGCGCGATGGAATTTGACGGTCGCGGCCGTCTGCTGACGACGCCCGAGTGTTTGGTCACCGATACACGCAACCCAGGCTGGACCCAGGACGCGATCTCGCAAGAACTGCATCGATGCACGGGCGTGACCGAAATCGTCTGGCTAGACGGTGGCGGATTGATCGGTGATGACACCGACGGGCACATCGACCAGTTGGCGCGTTTCGTGGATGTTCGCAACGTCGTGGTGGCGGTCTGTGATGATCCATCGGACGCCAATCATGAACCGCTGCAGCAGAATTATCGTCAGCTGCATCTGTGGGGCGACGCCACGAACCCAGGCGTGGACGTGCACCGGTTGCCGATCCCACCCGCCCGGTATATCGATGGCCAGCGCGTCCCCGAAAGCTACTGCAACTTCCTCCGCCTGGGCCCCGATCGATTGCTGGTGCCAACCTTCGCGGCGCCGACCGACGATCACGCGATCGGTCTGCTAAGCGAGTTGAGCGGATTGAAGGTCGAACCGATCGATTGCCGCGATCTGGTGTGGGGATTGGGAGCACTGCACTGCGCCAGCCGCGAACAACCCAAGCAGGCCTAA
- a CDS encoding HPr family phosphocarrier protein, which translates to MSNDASLTRTVVVQNAEGLHARPADLLVRMANKFHATIRIGKNSEWVDCKSILSLLTLGAAQGTELSVAAEGEDAAAAIDAITALFEAGFDDTDEMKGVKPAVDS; encoded by the coding sequence ATGAGTAACGACGCTTCGCTTACCCGAACAGTGGTTGTCCAAAACGCCGAGGGCCTGCATGCCAGGCCGGCGGATTTGTTGGTCCGCATGGCCAACAAATTTCATGCAACCATTCGGATCGGCAAGAACAGTGAATGGGTCGATTGCAAAAGCATTCTGTCGCTTTTGACGCTTGGCGCTGCGCAGGGAACCGAGCTTTCCGTCGCTGCCGAGGGTGAAGACGCTGCTGCTGCGATCGACGCAATCACCGCGCTTTTCGAGGCGGGGTTTGATGACACCGATGAGATGAAAGGGGTCAAGCCTGCGGTAGATTCCTGA
- a CDS encoding PTS sugar transporter subunit IIA, whose amino-acid sequence MKFADFITTSAIRAELKSQTKDAVIEELVQALLDAGEIDADQREDIIASIMKREELGSTGIGRGVAVPHTKHPSVQKLVGTVGVSESGVDFDSLDGERVQLFFLLISPPERPGDHLRALENISRQLRDDAFCRFLKQSKTPEDIQQLLQEADDNQFVSG is encoded by the coding sequence ATGAAGTTCGCAGATTTTATTACCACTTCGGCCATCCGGGCTGAACTGAAGTCCCAAACCAAAGACGCGGTCATCGAGGAATTGGTGCAAGCGTTGCTTGACGCCGGCGAAATCGATGCCGATCAACGCGAGGACATCATTGCCTCGATCATGAAGCGTGAAGAACTAGGCAGCACCGGCATCGGCCGTGGCGTTGCCGTTCCGCACACCAAACACCCCAGCGTTCAAAAGCTGGTGGGAACCGTCGGTGTCAGCGAGTCGGGCGTCGACTTCGATTCGCTTGACGGCGAACGCGTCCAACTGTTCTTCCTGCTGATCAGCCCTCCGGAACGCCCCGGCGATCACCTGCGGGCCCTCGAAAACATCTCGCGACAACTTCGCGACGACGCATTTTGCCGATTCCTGAAGCAGAGCAAAACGCCTGAGGACATCCAGCAATTGCTGCAAGAAGCCGACGACAATCAATTTGTGTCCGGCTAA
- a CDS encoding cytochrome c encodes MLAWKQTARRSVVACCFASTLATTTMVAPMGTYADERRAPPPKVSGDQLRGIFFDDMGQAIRGQRPSLSSLRAAAKLQAAPSKDGSSSSTAKADANGGWGKLISPTSIEDEIKRVRLRFDATITTPGAFNSGGYQDARLDLTILATLFAVIVEHPGDVRWKDESAAARDLLARTAFNCKAGSTQVYNEAKLRKADLQDLVSGAGLTARDAAPENTWSDIADRSPLMEYAERLVESLEDHSQDVAAVEQNADAIKRDAELLSTLGEVLTKEGMDEADDQDYVKLSHEMMGDTSKVVAAIERRDFEAARSSAAGIRQRCDACHEQYR; translated from the coding sequence ATGTTGGCTTGGAAGCAGACCGCTCGCCGATCGGTCGTGGCATGCTGTTTTGCTTCGACGCTTGCCACCACAACGATGGTTGCACCGATGGGCACCTATGCCGACGAACGCCGGGCGCCGCCACCTAAGGTTTCAGGCGACCAGCTTCGTGGGATCTTCTTTGACGACATGGGGCAAGCGATCCGAGGCCAGCGACCATCGCTTTCGTCATTGCGAGCGGCCGCCAAATTGCAGGCCGCGCCGAGCAAAGACGGATCTTCCTCCAGTACCGCCAAGGCCGATGCCAACGGCGGCTGGGGAAAACTGATTTCGCCGACTTCGATCGAAGATGAAATCAAACGAGTTCGGCTGCGCTTCGATGCGACCATCACTACCCCCGGCGCGTTCAACAGCGGTGGCTACCAAGACGCCCGACTGGACCTGACGATCCTAGCTACGCTATTCGCCGTGATCGTCGAACACCCCGGCGACGTCCGGTGGAAAGACGAATCGGCTGCCGCTAGAGACCTGCTGGCACGGACGGCGTTCAATTGCAAAGCTGGGTCGACCCAGGTTTACAACGAAGCCAAGCTTCGCAAAGCCGACTTGCAAGACCTGGTTTCCGGGGCAGGGCTGACCGCGCGAGACGCGGCCCCCGAGAACACTTGGTCCGACATCGCCGACCGATCGCCGTTGATGGAATACGCCGAACGGCTGGTCGAATCGCTGGAAGACCATAGCCAAGACGTGGCGGCGGTCGAACAGAACGCCGACGCCATCAAACGTGATGCCGAATTGCTGTCGACCTTGGGGGAAGTGCTGACCAAGGAAGGCATGGACGAAGCCGACGACCAAGACTACGTCAAACTGAGCCACGAAATGATGGGCGATACCAGCAAAGTCGTCGCCGCTATCGAACGTCGCGACTTCGAAGCGGCTCGCAGCAGTGCCGCTGGGATCCGCCAACGCTGCGACGCTTGTCATGAACAGTATCGATAA
- a CDS encoding TIGR03936 family radical SAM-associated protein yields MTDVPTPPDNCTVDPDSVAPETAPLRIRYRIRFAKTGLLRWIGHMDLLRLWERLMRRASLNISMTEGFNPKPRFVFPSAMALGIEGTSEVMELELAEDLPPAELLQRLIADNQPGLTLISVKRLPDGFGKAQLVRTDYVISAPTGLDESPITIDWDNIRSNVTALLARDTVTIPRKKKQVTLTIDQQIAALQVEDESIALSLLASNTASLRLDDVLNLLGLDDWIANGSQITRTGVHLENEFETSQDQEIAINQAAAASLNCTTPV; encoded by the coding sequence GTGACTGACGTCCCCACACCTCCCGATAATTGCACCGTCGATCCCGATAGCGTGGCGCCCGAAACGGCACCGCTGCGGATTCGGTACCGCATCCGGTTCGCAAAGACGGGGCTGTTGCGATGGATCGGACACATGGATTTGTTGCGACTTTGGGAACGCTTGATGCGACGTGCGTCGCTGAACATATCGATGACCGAAGGGTTCAATCCCAAGCCGCGATTTGTGTTCCCGTCGGCGATGGCGTTGGGCATCGAGGGCACCAGCGAAGTGATGGAACTGGAACTGGCCGAAGACCTGCCGCCCGCCGAACTGCTGCAGCGATTGATCGCCGACAACCAACCCGGGCTGACCCTGATCAGTGTCAAACGTTTGCCCGATGGGTTCGGCAAAGCCCAATTGGTGCGTACCGACTATGTCATATCGGCGCCGACGGGTTTGGATGAATCGCCCATCACGATCGACTGGGACAACATCCGGTCCAACGTCACCGCGCTTCTGGCCCGCGACACCGTGACGATCCCCCGCAAGAAAAAACAAGTCACGCTGACCATCGATCAACAGATCGCGGCTCTACAGGTGGAAGACGAATCCATCGCACTGTCGCTATTGGCCAGCAACACCGCATCGCTACGACTCGACGATGTCCTGAACCTACTGGGGTTGGACGATTGGATCGCGAACGGATCGCAGATCACTCGCACCGGCGTCCACTTAGAAAACGAATTCGAGACCAGCCAAGACCAAGAGATCGCAATCAACCAAGCCGCCGCGGCGAGTTTGAATTGCACCACACCCGTGTAA
- a CDS encoding Rne/Rng family ribonuclease, which yields MKKEMLINVLQPEECRIAVLENDRLDELYMERKSVEAFAGNIYRGKIVNLEPSIQAAFVDFGVGRNGFLHISDVEPQYFRQGGYDPAEVMRESDEMAEAAAKRARESGRGSKHAFKGGRPRVKPPIQEIFRRGDEVLVQVIKEGIGTKGPTLSTYISIPGRYLVLMPSLARVGVSRKIEDDDDRKRLKRCLLALNPPKGLGFIVRTAGAGRKENELENDLEYLLRLWKSIVKRIQTSNEPGVIYEESDLIIRTIRDIYSDDIDQILVDERESYEKARDFLKMCMPRVVDRLKFYDSDVPLFHKYDLEQEIVKINQRQVQLKDGGSIVIDPTEALVAIDVNSGNFRGNDSAEENAFRLNMAAAKEIARQLRLRDLGGVIVNDFIDMRKESHRRKLERTLRDAMANDRARTKILRTSPFGLIEMTRQRIRPSLKRSIYNDCPCCEGRGLVKTAESMSIEVIRTLALASKNSHIERVTIRVNDHVAAHLNNRKRRDVMQLEDTGKMSVQILGSEALYPEHLELDCRDKNGERVEIDS from the coding sequence ATGAAAAAAGAAATGCTGATCAATGTGCTGCAGCCAGAAGAATGCCGCATTGCAGTCTTAGAAAATGACCGGCTAGACGAACTGTACATGGAACGCAAAAGCGTCGAAGCGTTCGCCGGAAACATTTACCGTGGCAAGATCGTCAACCTGGAACCCAGCATCCAAGCGGCCTTTGTCGACTTTGGTGTCGGACGAAACGGATTCCTGCACATCAGTGACGTCGAACCACAGTACTTTCGCCAAGGTGGATACGACCCAGCCGAGGTGATGCGCGAATCCGACGAGATGGCCGAAGCGGCTGCGAAGCGGGCACGCGAATCCGGCCGTGGCAGCAAGCACGCATTCAAAGGCGGACGCCCCCGCGTCAAACCACCGATCCAAGAAATCTTTCGCCGCGGCGACGAAGTCCTGGTCCAGGTCATCAAGGAAGGCATCGGAACCAAGGGACCAACCCTTAGCACCTACATTTCGATCCCGGGTCGTTACTTGGTACTGATGCCATCGCTTGCTCGCGTTGGTGTTAGCCGCAAGATCGAAGACGACGACGATCGCAAACGGCTGAAACGGTGTCTGTTGGCGTTGAACCCACCGAAGGGTCTGGGGTTCATCGTCCGTACCGCTGGGGCCGGCCGTAAAGAGAACGAACTGGAAAACGATCTCGAGTACTTATTGCGTTTGTGGAAGTCGATCGTCAAACGAATCCAGACCTCCAACGAACCGGGCGTGATCTACGAAGAAAGTGATCTGATCATCCGTACGATTCGCGATATCTACAGCGATGACATCGATCAAATCTTGGTCGACGAACGGGAATCGTATGAAAAGGCGCGCGACTTTTTGAAGATGTGCATGCCACGAGTCGTTGATCGGTTGAAGTTCTATGACAGTGACGTGCCGTTGTTCCACAAGTACGACCTGGAACAAGAGATCGTGAAGATCAACCAACGCCAGGTTCAACTGAAAGACGGCGGATCCATCGTGATCGATCCGACCGAGGCTTTGGTCGCGATCGACGTCAACAGCGGCAATTTCCGCGGCAACGATTCGGCCGAAGAAAACGCATTCCGATTGAACATGGCGGCCGCCAAAGAAATCGCGAGACAACTACGACTGCGTGACCTGGGCGGCGTGATCGTCAACGATTTCATCGACATGCGGAAAGAAAGTCATCGTCGCAAACTGGAACGCACTCTACGCGACGCGATGGCCAACGACCGAGCCCGAACGAAGATCCTGCGAACCAGCCCGTTCGGTTTGATCGAGATGACTCGTCAACGAATTCGTCCGAGTCTGAAACGCAGCATCTACAACGATTGCCCGTGCTGTGAAGGACGTGGCTTGGTGAAGACGGCTGAAAGCATGTCGATCGAAGTCATCCGGACGCTGGCGTTGGCATCCAAGAATTCGCACATCGAACGTGTCACCATCCGCGTCAACGATCACGTTGCCGCTCACCTGAACAACCGCAAACGTCGCGACGTGATGCAGTTGGAAGACACCGGCAAGATGTCCGTCCAAATTCTTGGCAGCGAAGCCCTGTATCCAGAACACCTGGAACTGGATTGCCGCGACAAGAACGGCGAACGAGTCGAGATCGATTCCTAG
- the ptsP gene encoding phosphoenolpyruvate--protein phosphotransferase, with translation MVELQGIPVSPGVAIGPALVLDADGYQIPRSVVPAEEADQEYARLQLAVDAVSACLENSRLETSAVAGEHTGDIFAAQLQMLHDPRLHAELRRRICRENLTAAYSVNRVLHNYAGALRRLSNPLLADRAEDVLDIEKQLLLELGAVTRGPMSELTEPVIVVSHVLTPSETASLDRRYVRAFATETGGPGGHTAIVAKGLELPAVVGIGAFLDSVGAGDQVIIDGDRGRVIINPDEATLLQYQQRLEQRNSLSARLSELRDLPAETADGVRIRLSANIEFPHETSAALERGADGIGLYRTEFLYLSSEEEPSEEDHYNAYSQVVREMGGRPVVIRTLDLGADKMGHRPLAEQEHNPFLGLRSIRLSLRNLDLFRPQLRAILRAAVHGDVRVMFPLITTMAELRQSRMLLNLVAEDLKDEGIPYRADIPVGMMVEVPAAVMMLDHFVKEVDFLSIGTNDLAQYTLAVDRSNEYVADLYQSSDPAVLRLIQRCVEIADQSHTPLAVCGEMSSMPARALLLLGMGVRNLSVPPSSLPRVKKAIRSVSIQQCQQIAERVMKLEAARDVDMYLLDRLATLVPELIVT, from the coding sequence ATGGTCGAACTGCAAGGCATCCCTGTCTCGCCAGGAGTCGCTATCGGCCCAGCGCTAGTGCTGGATGCGGATGGTTATCAAATTCCTCGCTCTGTGGTCCCCGCCGAAGAGGCGGATCAGGAGTACGCGCGCCTGCAGTTAGCCGTCGATGCGGTGTCGGCCTGCCTGGAAAACAGCCGCCTGGAAACGTCGGCCGTTGCCGGCGAACACACCGGCGACATCTTTGCGGCCCAATTGCAGATGCTGCATGACCCCCGCCTGCATGCCGAACTGCGGCGACGAATCTGCCGTGAAAACCTGACGGCGGCCTACTCGGTCAACCGGGTTCTGCACAACTATGCCGGAGCCCTGCGGAGGCTCTCCAATCCGCTGCTGGCCGATCGCGCCGAAGATGTGCTGGACATCGAAAAGCAATTGCTGTTGGAACTAGGTGCCGTCACCCGCGGCCCGATGTCCGAATTGACCGAACCGGTAATCGTCGTTTCACATGTCCTGACGCCCAGCGAAACAGCCAGTTTGGATCGCCGCTACGTTCGTGCATTCGCCACCGAAACCGGTGGACCAGGCGGCCACACGGCGATCGTCGCCAAGGGGTTGGAACTGCCTGCCGTCGTCGGTATCGGTGCGTTCCTGGATTCGGTGGGCGCCGGCGACCAAGTGATCATCGATGGCGATCGCGGACGCGTGATCATCAACCCCGACGAAGCAACCCTGCTGCAGTATCAACAGCGGCTGGAACAACGCAATTCGCTCAGTGCCCGCCTGTCGGAACTGCGTGACTTGCCGGCCGAGACGGCCGACGGAGTTCGTATTCGTCTGAGCGCGAATATTGAATTCCCGCACGAAACCAGCGCGGCACTGGAACGTGGTGCCGATGGCATCGGACTGTACCGAACCGAATTCCTCTACCTGTCCAGCGAAGAAGAGCCCAGCGAAGAGGACCACTACAACGCCTATAGCCAAGTGGTCCGCGAAATGGGCGGGCGACCGGTCGTGATCCGCACGTTGGATTTGGGCGCCGACAAAATGGGGCACCGCCCACTGGCCGAACAGGAACATAACCCGTTCTTGGGTCTGCGAAGCATCCGACTATCACTACGGAACCTGGACCTGTTTCGCCCTCAACTGCGAGCGATCCTGCGGGCCGCCGTCCACGGTGACGTTCGTGTGATGTTCCCGCTGATCACGACGATGGCCGAACTGCGGCAGTCCCGAATGCTGCTGAACCTAGTCGCCGAAGACCTAAAAGACGAAGGCATCCCGTACCGCGCGGACATTCCCGTCGGCATGATGGTCGAAGTGCCTGCGGCCGTCATGATGCTGGATCACTTTGTCAAAGAAGTCGACTTCCTTTCGATCGGCACCAACGACCTGGCCCAGTACACCTTGGCCGTCGACCGCAGCAACGAATATGTCGCCGACCTGTACCAGTCCAGCGACCCAGCAGTGCTAAGGCTGATCCAGCGATGCGTCGAAATCGCTGACCAATCGCATACGCCGTTAGCGGTCTGTGGCGAAATGAGCAGCATGCCAGCGCGAGCGTTGTTGCTGCTGGGGATGGGCGTCCGCAACCTCAGCGTGCCGCCATCCAGTTTGCCGCGAGTCAAGAAAGCCATTCGCAGCGTTTCAATCCAGCAATGCCAACAGATTGCTGAACGCGTGATGAAGCTAGAAGCTGCCCGCGATGTCGACATGTACCTGTTGGACCGTTTGGCCACGCTGGTGCCCGAACTGATCGTTACCTGA
- a CDS encoding DUF1501 domain-containing protein produces MPDPIQRRTFLRSGTVGIGAAALASQLIRDRAWGSASSEQATVSHHPAKAKRVIFLCMAGGPSHLETLDYKSKLAEMDGKPMPASITAGQPIAQLQGKALTCLGPQTTFAKHGQSGQEIAATLPHIAKLADDIAIVRSMTTEQINHDPAHTFMNCGSQISGRPCMGSWIQYGLGSESENLPGFVVLTSVGGGQSQPIASRQWHSGFLPSRFQGVHFHSKGDPVLYVGNPPGVQRTDQRSVIDAVNALNQQRFQIAENPEIATTISQYELAFRMQASVPELVDLSSESQSTLDRYGATPGDGSFASNCLLARRLAQRGVRFIQLYHRGWDHHGGVKKGVEVTSKLVDQASWALVDDLKRRGMLDDTLVVWGGEFGRTPMSQGSKTNPGRDHHIKGFSLWMAGGGIRGGVTHGSTDDFGYNAVENPVSVHDFHATMLHLLGIQHEQFTYRHQGLDMKLTGVEPAQVVTPILA; encoded by the coding sequence ATGCCTGACCCCATTCAACGACGAACGTTTCTGCGATCCGGCACCGTTGGAATCGGCGCCGCAGCGCTGGCTAGCCAGTTGATCCGCGATCGCGCCTGGGGATCCGCCAGCAGCGAACAGGCAACGGTCAGCCATCATCCGGCAAAGGCGAAACGAGTCATCTTCTTGTGCATGGCCGGCGGCCCGTCGCACCTTGAAACGCTGGACTACAAATCAAAGCTAGCCGAAATGGACGGCAAGCCGATGCCGGCATCCATCACCGCCGGCCAACCGATCGCCCAACTGCAGGGCAAAGCACTCACTTGCTTGGGACCACAGACCACGTTCGCCAAGCATGGTCAATCGGGCCAGGAGATCGCCGCGACGCTTCCGCACATTGCCAAGTTGGCGGACGACATTGCGATCGTGCGATCGATGACGACCGAACAAATCAATCATGATCCCGCCCACACATTCATGAACTGCGGCTCCCAAATTTCGGGCCGCCCCTGCATGGGATCCTGGATCCAATATGGACTGGGAAGCGAATCCGAGAACCTGCCCGGATTCGTCGTGCTGACGTCCGTTGGCGGCGGCCAATCCCAACCCATTGCGTCGCGACAATGGCACAGCGGTTTCCTGCCCAGCCGATTCCAAGGCGTCCACTTCCACTCCAAAGGCGACCCAGTCCTGTACGTTGGCAACCCGCCCGGCGTCCAGCGAACTGACCAACGCAGCGTCATCGACGCCGTCAACGCGCTGAACCAGCAGCGTTTCCAGATCGCCGAGAACCCCGAGATCGCGACCACGATCTCGCAATACGAACTGGCATTCCGGATGCAGGCCAGCGTGCCCGAACTGGTCGATCTGTCCAGCGAATCGCAGAGCACGCTGGATCGATACGGAGCCACGCCTGGTGACGGATCGTTCGCCAGCAACTGTTTGTTGGCGCGCCGATTGGCCCAGCGGGGCGTCCGGTTCATCCAGCTGTATCACCGCGGATGGGACCATCACGGTGGCGTCAAAAAGGGTGTCGAGGTGACTTCAAAACTGGTCGACCAAGCCAGTTGGGCACTGGTCGACGACCTGAAGCGGCGCGGCATGCTGGATGACACGCTAGTGGTTTGGGGTGGCGAGTTTGGGCGCACGCCGATGTCACAAGGCAGCAAGACCAACCCCGGCCGCGACCACCACATCAAAGGTTTTTCCCTGTGGATGGCCGGGGGCGGAATCCGCGGCGGCGTGACTCACGGATCCACCGACGACTTCGGCTACAACGCGGTCGAAAATCCCGTCAGCGTCCATGACTTCCACGCCACGATGCTGCACCTGTTAGGGATCCAACACGAACAATTCACCTATCGCCATCAAGGCCTGGACATGAAATTGACAGGCGTCGAACCAGCCCAGGTCGTCACCCCGATCCTGGCATAA
- the hpf gene encoding ribosome hibernation-promoting factor, HPF/YfiA family — protein sequence MQVNVSARHGNLQPGDQQLVVEKAEKLRRLFDRVNAIEVTIDLKQLDKPTVEIKVSAEHAEDCVATAEANTVIAALDAAIPKVEQQLRRLKEKKTGHRATAHKHIDPVVADED from the coding sequence ATGCAGGTTAACGTTTCGGCGCGTCATGGCAATTTGCAGCCTGGAGACCAACAACTAGTTGTCGAAAAAGCGGAGAAACTTCGCCGTTTGTTCGACCGGGTCAACGCCATCGAAGTGACGATCGACCTGAAACAGTTGGACAAACCAACGGTGGAAATCAAGGTTTCGGCAGAGCACGCAGAGGACTGTGTTGCCACCGCCGAAGCGAATACAGTGATCGCGGCGCTAGACGCAGCAATCCCCAAGGTAGAGCAACAGCTCCGCCGACTCAAAGAAAAGAAAACGGGCCACCGGGCCACCGCACACAAACACATTGACCCTGTTGTCGCAGACGAAGATTGA
- a CDS encoding pyridoxine 5'-phosphate synthase, which produces MIELGVNIDHVATVRQARRTFEPDPVIAAALAEQGGADGITFHLREDRRHIQDRDVELLKRTVTVKTNMEIACAEDVVTICCQTKPDWGLLVPESRQEVTTEGGLDVVGDTGRAKAAVARLKDAGILVSLFIDPDPDQIRASAEMGVDAVELHTGPYAIARRDDQKRELERLAESGELATSLGMRLHAGHGLNYTNVRDVAKIPDMIELNIGHSIVSRAVMVGMKEAVAEMRRILDLCSP; this is translated from the coding sequence ATGATTGAACTTGGCGTCAACATTGATCACGTTGCGACCGTCCGCCAGGCGCGTCGCACCTTCGAGCCCGACCCTGTGATTGCGGCTGCATTGGCAGAGCAGGGCGGGGCGGACGGAATCACGTTTCACCTGCGCGAAGACCGGCGTCACATCCAAGATCGTGACGTTGAATTGTTGAAGCGAACGGTGACCGTGAAGACCAATATGGAAATCGCGTGTGCCGAAGACGTGGTCACAATCTGTTGCCAGACAAAGCCCGATTGGGGACTGCTGGTGCCTGAAAGCCGGCAAGAGGTGACCACCGAAGGCGGCTTGGATGTCGTCGGCGATACCGGCCGAGCCAAGGCGGCGGTGGCACGACTGAAGGACGCCGGCATTCTGGTCAGCCTGTTCATCGATCCCGATCCGGACCAAATTCGGGCATCGGCGGAAATGGGTGTGGATGCGGTCGAACTGCATACCGGACCGTACGCGATCGCTCGCCGCGACGACCAGAAACGCGAACTGGAACGCCTAGCCGAATCGGGCGAATTGGCGACCAGCCTGGGCATGCGTTTGCACGCCGGGCACGGGCTGAACTACACCAATGTCCGCGACGTCGCCAAGATCCCCGACATGATCGAATTGAACATCGGGCATTCCATCGTCAGCCGCGCGGTGATGGTGGGCATGAAAGAAGCCGTCGCCGAGATGCGACGAATTTTGGACCTTTGCTCGCCGTGA